From a region of the Zingiber officinale cultivar Zhangliang chromosome 4B, Zo_v1.1, whole genome shotgun sequence genome:
- the LOC121974861 gene encoding LRR receptor-like serine/threonine-protein kinase ER2 produces the protein MALIPYQLHAIFFFFFFSLLFLLFVVQGNVDELRALMELKSSLDPESLRLSSWAADGEPCRGEFEGVVCDAAGKVANISLQGKGLSGSISPAVARLRSLTGLYLHFNNISGAIPREIANLTALSDLYLNVNNLSGGIPEELGIMVALQVLQLSNNKLTGSIPPQLGLLKSLNLLALQSNSLNGAIPATLGDLVELTWLDLSSNHLFGSVPVKISQLPQLTFLDVQNNLLSGNVPSELKRLGSSFKYGNNTGLCGSGFTDLRVCTSADLSPSRPEPFSAGLTPQDLPQSVNISSDCNTTHCSSSSNSSNLAIIIATTIAVFGVVVCALMAFFWLQNYQKQKLSSGLLRGSNGVVSTDPTAKSSYQTASPLISLEYSNRWDPMTDERSSIGSSQEAPQIYRFNLEEIECATQYFSEVNLLSKKSSFAATYKGILRDGTEVAVKRINKTSCKSEEAEFLMGLKALTLLRHENLVGLRGFCYSRARGECFLIYDFVANGSLSEYLDVKCDEIHKVLDWSVRVCIIKGIAKGMEYLHSDKPSKPSLLHQNMSSTKVLIDRHFNPLLSSSALHKLLADDVIFSSLKTSAAMGYLAPEYTMVGRFSEKSDVYAFGVIVFQLLTGKTRISHLRPEMESGKLEDLIDENLQGNYSKPEAAKLAGMALLCTSEVPNQRPTMEAILQELDGSRSRN, from the exons ATGGCTTTGATTCCGTATCAACTCCATgccattttcttcttcttcttcttctcgctcctctttctcctctttGTAGTACAAGGGAATGTCGACGAGCTGCGTGCTCTCATGGAGTTGAAGTCTTCCTTGGACCCGGAGAGCCTGCGGCTCTCCTCGTGGGCGGCCGACGGTGAGCCTTGCCGGGGGGAGTTCGAGGGCGTGGTCTGCGACGCGGCCGGGAAGGTGGCCAACATCTCTCTCCAAGGGAAGGGGCTCTCCGGCTCCATCTCTCCGGCAGTGGCGCGGCTGCGCAGCCTCACTGGTCTTTACCTCCACTTCAACAACATCTCCGGCGCTATCCCCCGCGAGATTGCGAATCTGACGGCGTTGAGCGACCTTTACCTCAACGTCAATAACCTCTCCGGCGGCATACCCGAGGAGCTTGGAATAATGGTTGCCCTCCAAG TTCTCCAGCTTTCAAATAACAAGTTGACTGGGAGCATACCTCCTCAGCTGGGACTTCTCAAGAGTCTCAACCTGCTTGCTCTGCAATCTAATTCTCTTAATGGGGCCATCCCTGCAACACTGGGAGATTTAGTTGAGTTGACATGGTTGGATTTAAGCTCCAATCACCTTTTTGGTTCAGTCCCTGTTAAAATCTCCCAGCTTCCTCAGTTGACATTTTTAGATGTTCAAAACAACTTGCTCTCCGGCAATGTACCTTCAG AATTAAAGAGATTGGGGTCAAGCTTCAAGTATGGCAATAACACTGGTCTATGTGGAAGTGGATTCACTGATCTTAGGGTTTGCACTTCTGCTGATCTCAGTCCAAGCAGACCCGAACCATTCAGTGCCGGTTTGACACCTCAAGATCTTCCACAATCTGTTAACATCTCTTCAGATTGCAACACAACTCACTGTTCCAGCTCTTCAAACTCCTCAAACCTGGCCATCATTATCGCGACCACTATAGCTGTATTTGGAGTTGTTGTGTGTGCCCTGATGGCCTTCTTTTGGCTCCAAAACTATCAGAAACAAAAGCTTAGTAGTGGTTTGCTTAGGGGTTCAAATGGCGTCGTTAGCACTGATCCAACTGCTAAGTCCTCATATCAAACTGCTTCTCCACTCATTAGCCTTGAGTACTCCAACCGCTGGGATCCAATGACCGATGAGAGGAGCAGTATCGGGTCATCTCAAGAGGCTCCTCAGATCTATAGGTTTAACTTGGAGGAGATAGAATGTGCTACTCAGTACTTTTCGGAGGTGAATTTACTTAGCAAGAAAAGCAGCTTTGCGGCAACATACAAGGGGATACTACGCGATGGAACGGAGGTTGCAGTGAAGAGGATCAACAAAACTAGTTGCAAGTCAGAGGAAGCTGAGTTTCTCATGGGTTTGAAGGCATTGACATTGCTAAGGCACGAGAACCTAGTTGGATTAAGGGGCTTCTGTTATTCAAGAGCAAGAGGAGAGTGTTTCCTCATTTATGATTTTGTTGCAAATGGGAGCTTGTCGGAATATCTAGATGTCAAATGCGATGAGATTCACAAGGTTCTTGATTGGTCTGTAAGAGTTTGTATCATCAAAGGCATTGCTAAAG GTATGGAATATCTCCACAGCGACAAACCTAGCAAGCCCTCCTTGCTCCATCAAAACATGTCATCGACAAAAGTCCTCATTGACCGCCATTTCAACCCCCTACTCTCCAGTTCTGCCCTGCACAAACTATTAGCAGACGATGTCATTTTCTCCTCTCTCAAAACAAGTGCTGCCATGGGCTACCTAGCCCCCGAGTACACCATGGTTGGTCGGTTCTCTGAGAAGAGTGATGTCTATGCGTTTGGAGTTATTGTGTTCCAACTCCTCACAGGAAAGACAAGAATCAGTCACTTGAGACCTGAAATGGAATCTGGTAAACTCGAAGATCTCATTGATGAGAACCTGCAGGGGAATTACTCAAAGCCTGAGGCAGCCAAATTAGCAGGCATGGCGTTGTTGTGCACGAGTGAAGTGCCAAACCAAAGACCAACAATGGAGGCAATTCTTCAGGAACTGGATGGAAGCAGAAGTAGGAACTGA